From the Actinomycetota bacterium genome, one window contains:
- a CDS encoding MSMEG_0572/Sll0783 family nitrogen starvation response protein — MAQFVDERVDAGQAIVDYEDKVFEDHQAEPGQRAWIFIHSIPFESSVSVVNLLTATRIRRKGFDTNIVLFGPGSLIASATRGFPKVGDEAFPGNMNYNRQLQTFMDEGGKVYACRFSAAALYGMRESDMLKGVKPIHPRDVLDAALTAWKEGAFVLNTWNI, encoded by the coding sequence ATGGCACAGTTCGTGGACGAGCGCGTCGACGCGGGTCAGGCAATCGTGGACTACGAGGACAAGGTCTTCGAGGACCACCAGGCGGAGCCCGGCCAGAGGGCGTGGATCTTCATCCACAGCATCCCGTTCGAGAGCTCCGTGTCGGTGGTCAACCTCCTGACCGCCACGCGGATCCGCCGCAAGGGCTTCGATACCAACATCGTCCTGTTCGGTCCCGGCTCGCTGATCGCATCCGCGACTCGCGGGTTCCCGAAGGTCGGCGACGAGGCCTTCCCCGGAAACATGAACTACAACCGGCAGCTCCAGACGTTCATGGACGAGGGGGGCAAGGTCTACGCCTGCCGCTTCTCGGCCGCGGCCCTGTACGGCATGCGCGAGTCCGACATGCTGAAGGGCGTCAAGCCCATTCACCCGCGCGACGTCCTGGACGCCGCGCTGACCGCCTGGAAGGAAGGGGCGTTCGTCCTCAACACCTGGAACATCTAG
- a CDS encoding MSMEG_0567/Sll0786 family nitrogen starvation N-acetyltransferase, which yields MERTAAPYRSFSSTELAALPDGAGCRVVADAAERALHMAIRRAVFVDEQHLFGVSDADEHDREPTTLHVLGFWAGEAAGAVRLYPLAQPGWWKGDRLAVLAPFRSHGIGAPLVRFAVGTASRLGGVVMVAQIQPANVAFFERLGWYRVGDPALYVGRPHQQMAIDLQNWSQDRRSMTTAPG from the coding sequence ATGGAGCGAACCGCCGCACCCTACCGGTCCTTCAGCTCCACTGAGCTGGCGGCCTTGCCCGACGGGGCGGGCTGCAGGGTCGTCGCCGATGCGGCGGAGCGGGCGCTCCACATGGCCATCCGCCGCGCCGTCTTCGTCGACGAGCAGCACCTGTTCGGCGTCTCGGATGCCGACGAGCACGATCGGGAGCCCACGACCCTGCACGTCCTGGGCTTCTGGGCCGGAGAGGCGGCCGGTGCCGTCCGTCTCTACCCGCTGGCCCAGCCGGGCTGGTGGAAGGGCGACCGCCTCGCCGTGCTGGCGCCGTTCCGAAGCCACGGCATCGGCGCGCCCCTGGTGCGGTTCGCGGTCGGGACCGCATCGAGGCTCGGCGGGGTCGTGATGGTGGCGCAGATCCAGCCCGCGAACGTGGCGTTCTTCGAGCGCCTGGGCTGGTATCGCGTCGGGGATCCCGCCCTCTATGTGGGGCGGCCGCACCAGCAGATGGCCATCGACCTCCAGAATTGGTCGCAAGATCGAAGGTCGATGACCACCGCACCGGGCTAG
- a CDS encoding amidohydrolase family protein, whose protein sequence is MNQERVSSRTIDGHSHIGEMAAWKFYDLAEPVKPTVYEFPTTQSYLQHMDELGVERALVLSNYGIPVQEQPFSLNDLVLDSVTSSDRLRGGLWVSFLPQNKEMTLQALKHAGEQGIVALKTTFLLGGNPNPESWDDETREIAEACFRAAEEHDLVFHFHTSPGGASDLNNFIPLVERYGKRVKLYLVHFGGGVSGHIRLVPRFLDWVEQGYKVYTDVTWAVGFGVRWLLTEIERRGVGHDRVLFASDEPWSDFWGEYYKIAGQPVGKELKDRILYQNFEALYGHKW, encoded by the coding sequence ATGAACCAGGAGCGCGTGTCCAGCCGGACCATCGACGGCCACAGCCACATCGGCGAGATGGCCGCCTGGAAGTTCTACGACCTCGCCGAGCCGGTGAAACCGACCGTCTACGAGTTCCCGACCACCCAGAGCTACCTCCAGCACATGGACGAGCTCGGCGTCGAGCGCGCGCTGGTGCTTTCCAACTACGGCATCCCTGTGCAGGAGCAGCCGTTCTCCCTGAACGACCTTGTGCTGGACTCCGTCACGTCCTCCGACCGTCTCCGTGGGGGGCTATGGGTGTCGTTCCTCCCGCAGAACAAGGAGATGACCCTCCAGGCCCTCAAGCACGCCGGTGAGCAGGGCATCGTGGCCCTCAAGACCACGTTCCTGCTGGGCGGCAACCCCAACCCGGAGAGCTGGGACGACGAGACCAGGGAGATCGCCGAGGCCTGCTTCCGGGCCGCCGAGGAGCACGACCTGGTGTTCCACTTCCACACCAGCCCGGGGGGCGCCTCGGACCTCAACAACTTCATCCCCCTGGTGGAGCGCTACGGCAAACGGGTCAAGCTCTACCTGGTCCACTTCGGCGGCGGCGTCAGCGGCCACATCCGCCTGGTGCCGCGCTTCCTGGACTGGGTCGAGCAGGGCTACAAGGTCTATACGGATGTCACCTGGGCGGTCGGGTTCGGGGTCCGCTGGCTCCTCACCGAGATCGAGCGGCGCGGTGTCGGTCACGACCGCGTGCTGTTCGCCTCCGACGAGCCGTGGAGCGACTTCTGGGGCGAGTACTACAAGATCGCCGGCCAGCCCGTCGGCAAGGAGCTCAAGGACCGCATCCTCTACCAGAACTTCGAGGCGCTCTATGGACACAAGTGGTAG
- a CDS encoding protein FdrA, whose translation MTALRIRTRGDTYVDSVQLMAATRTMLERPGVGWAAAVMGTPANLAELADQGFGTDQLRGVGANDLALAVRAGNEREAGAALEAGMSALVPAAPAPAGRVERAPRTLEEAVAAMGGANVALVSVPGPFAALEAHKALSAGLHVLVFSDNVPLADEVELKARAERLGLLVMGPGAGTGVLGGVGLGFANVLRRGPVGVVAAAGTGAQEVMTLLDRWGPGVSSVVGVGGRDLHGEVGARMTRLAVRALEADPATEVLVLVSKPPARAVAQSLLADLGGKPTVAALVGLREPLPAPRQVRLVGTLEEAAAAAVGLLGAPAPRPGEGLAEPVRRAAAGLDPQRLAVRGLFSGGTLCYEAMVLLSRQLGPVYSNVPLRPEWATPAPGGAHVCLDLGEEEFTRGRPHPMLDPAARVEHIRREADDPSTAVVLLDVVLGHGSHPDPAAVLAPACADATGRPGGPVVVAYVLGTDADPQGLADQRGRLAEAGCLLAPTGARAALMSAALSRRQPTVAEARRQ comes from the coding sequence GTGACCGCGCTGCGTATCCGGACGCGTGGTGACACCTACGTGGACTCGGTGCAGCTCATGGCGGCCACCCGGACCATGCTCGAGCGGCCGGGCGTGGGCTGGGCGGCGGCGGTGATGGGGACGCCGGCGAACCTCGCCGAGCTCGCCGACCAGGGCTTCGGGACCGACCAGCTGCGAGGCGTCGGCGCGAACGACCTGGCCCTCGCGGTCCGGGCGGGGAACGAGCGGGAGGCCGGGGCAGCACTGGAGGCCGGGATGAGCGCGCTGGTCCCGGCGGCGCCCGCGCCGGCCGGGCGTGTGGAGCGGGCGCCGCGGACGCTGGAGGAGGCGGTCGCCGCCATGGGCGGCGCGAACGTCGCGCTGGTCTCCGTCCCGGGCCCGTTCGCCGCCCTGGAGGCGCACAAGGCCCTGTCCGCCGGCCTGCATGTCCTGGTGTTCAGCGACAACGTGCCGCTGGCCGACGAGGTGGAGCTCAAGGCCAGGGCGGAGCGGCTCGGCCTGCTGGTGATGGGGCCCGGCGCCGGCACCGGGGTGCTCGGTGGCGTCGGCCTGGGATTCGCGAACGTGCTGCGACGGGGACCGGTCGGCGTGGTCGCCGCCGCCGGAACCGGGGCGCAGGAGGTCATGACGCTGTTGGACCGCTGGGGCCCCGGCGTGTCCTCGGTCGTCGGGGTGGGCGGCCGCGACCTCCATGGGGAGGTCGGCGCGCGCATGACGCGCCTGGCGGTGCGGGCGCTGGAGGCGGACCCGGCGACCGAGGTGCTGGTGCTGGTGTCCAAGCCGCCGGCTCGGGCGGTCGCGCAGTCCCTCCTGGCCGACCTCGGGGGCAAGCCGACGGTCGCCGCGCTGGTCGGGCTGCGGGAGCCGCTGCCCGCTCCGCGGCAGGTTCGGCTGGTGGGGACCCTGGAGGAGGCTGCCGCGGCGGCGGTGGGGCTGCTCGGCGCGCCCGCGCCTCGACCCGGTGAGGGGTTGGCCGAGCCGGTGCGGCGGGCCGCTGCCGGGCTCGATCCACAGCGGCTGGCGGTCCGGGGCCTGTTCTCCGGAGGCACCCTGTGCTACGAGGCCATGGTCCTGCTCAGCCGGCAGCTCGGCCCCGTGTACTCGAACGTCCCGCTGCGGCCAGAGTGGGCCACGCCGGCCCCGGGCGGTGCGCACGTCTGCCTCGACCTCGGCGAGGAGGAGTTCACCCGGGGCCGGCCCCACCCGATGCTCGACCCGGCGGCGCGAGTCGAGCACATCCGGCGGGAGGCGGACGATCCCTCGACCGCCGTGGTCCTCCTCGACGTCGTGCTCGGCCACGGCTCGCACCCGGACCCGGCGGCGGTCCTGGCGCCCGCCTGTGCCGACGCCACGGGCCGACCCGGCGGGCCGGTGGTGGTGGCCTACGTTCTCGGTACCGACGCCGACCCGCAGGGGCTCGCCGACCAGCGCGGCCGGCTCGCGGAGGCCGGCTGCCTGCTCGCCCCGACGGGGGCCCGGGCCGCCCTGATGTCCGCCGCACTCAGTCGCCGGCAGCCCACCGTCGCCGAGGCGCGCCGCCAATGA
- a CDS encoding FAD-dependent oxidoreductase: MVRRIAVIGGSAAGMGAAGAAKQVDADAHVIVFTDQQDVAYSPCGIPYVHGREIDTFDRLILQGREYYQQLGYDIRYGTRVGSIDLEARRLSVEGGDDEPFDSLVIATGFEYERPAIPGIDLEGIYYVRDIREAMRWDEILERTKVAAVVEAQPIGVEMATALAHRGIETHLVDPRPWAMADIADPDIMQPVEDSWREMGVKLHFNTRVEALLGTGSVRAVKTSAGDVPVDMVVMGTRKLPNNRLARQAGIKIGSTGGIIVDQHMATSASGVFAAGDCVEVPQGGTNIPVQGLSGSHAYAQGKVAGAGAAGRSRSYQPVYVPWGMVGGKWMIGGVSFGETIASALGVPFVTGVAEGISRARYYPDFRKIRVKLLAEPRTLRLIGAQLVGGEGIKERCDFLAMAARKGVTLEELAWMENVYSPAIGALNEPIALAAQNGLGDARS, from the coding sequence ATGGTCAGGCGAATCGCGGTCATCGGCGGGAGCGCCGCCGGGATGGGCGCGGCGGGCGCCGCCAAGCAGGTGGACGCCGACGCGCACGTGATCGTCTTCACGGACCAGCAGGACGTGGCCTACAGCCCGTGCGGCATCCCCTACGTCCACGGGCGGGAGATCGACACCTTCGACCGCCTCATCCTTCAGGGCCGGGAGTACTACCAGCAGCTCGGCTACGACATCCGCTACGGGACGCGGGTAGGGTCCATCGACCTCGAAGCGCGTAGGCTCAGTGTGGAGGGCGGGGACGACGAGCCGTTCGACAGCCTGGTGATCGCCACCGGCTTCGAGTACGAGCGGCCCGCCATCCCTGGCATCGACCTGGAGGGCATCTACTACGTCCGTGACATCCGCGAGGCGATGCGCTGGGACGAGATCCTCGAGCGAACCAAGGTCGCCGCGGTGGTGGAGGCGCAGCCGATCGGCGTGGAGATGGCCACGGCCCTGGCCCACCGGGGCATCGAGACGCACCTCGTCGACCCGCGCCCGTGGGCCATGGCCGACATCGCCGACCCGGACATCATGCAGCCGGTGGAGGACTCCTGGCGCGAGATGGGCGTCAAGCTCCACTTCAACACGCGCGTCGAGGCGCTCCTGGGCACGGGAAGCGTACGAGCGGTCAAGACCTCCGCCGGCGACGTTCCGGTCGACATGGTGGTGATGGGAACCAGGAAGCTTCCCAACAACCGGCTGGCCCGCCAGGCGGGCATCAAGATCGGCTCCACCGGCGGCATCATCGTCGACCAGCACATGGCCACCTCGGCGTCCGGGGTGTTCGCCGCGGGCGACTGCGTCGAGGTCCCCCAGGGGGGTACGAACATCCCTGTCCAGGGCCTGTCCGGCAGCCACGCCTACGCCCAGGGCAAGGTCGCCGGCGCCGGCGCCGCCGGCAGGTCGCGCAGCTACCAGCCGGTCTACGTGCCCTGGGGCATGGTGGGCGGCAAGTGGATGATCGGCGGCGTGTCGTTCGGGGAGACCATCGCCAGCGCGCTCGGGGTCCCCTTCGTCACAGGGGTGGCCGAGGGCATCTCCCGCGCCCGCTACTACCCCGACTTCAGGAAGATCCGCGTGAAGCTGCTGGCGGAGCCGCGCACGCTGCGCCTGATCGGCGCCCAGCTCGTCGGCGGCGAGGGCATCAAGGAGCGGTGCGACTTCCTCGCCATGGCGGCCAGAAAGGGCGTGACACTCGAAGAGCTCGCCTGGATGGAGAATGTGTACTCGCCCGCCATCGGGGCGCTGAACGAACCGATCGCGCTGGCGGCGCAGAATGGTCTCGGCGACGCGAGGAGCTGA
- a CDS encoding AIR synthase related protein, with protein sequence MVTDILGPTDWDRGPGDDAAVLPQHDGRQALVAGEAMWPPFVERDPFGAGIAAVLANVNDVAAMGGRPEALVDTIVADESSARSALEGLRFGAELYRVPVVGGHLTIRSGPPALSAFVFGTARRPLRALDAAPGQALLFCACLDGRLREDFPFFSSIRERGAALADDVRLLADLAEADHCRAAKDVSMAGVLGSLAMLLEPTRCGVLVDLDALPRPPGVSLTDWVGAFPSLGFLLCALPSEVSTCRAAFSARGLACEQIGLLDASGALRARLGGQEELLIDLRQEPVTGLLGPRGQAARR encoded by the coding sequence ATGGTGACCGACATTCTCGGGCCAACGGACTGGGATCGGGGCCCTGGGGACGACGCGGCGGTGCTCCCGCAGCACGACGGTCGGCAGGCGCTCGTCGCCGGTGAGGCCATGTGGCCGCCGTTCGTGGAGCGCGACCCGTTCGGCGCCGGGATCGCCGCGGTGCTGGCCAACGTCAACGACGTGGCGGCGATGGGCGGACGGCCGGAGGCCTTGGTGGACACCATCGTCGCGGACGAGTCCTCGGCTCGTTCGGCACTGGAGGGGCTGCGGTTCGGTGCCGAGCTCTACCGCGTGCCCGTGGTCGGAGGTCACCTCACGATCCGCTCCGGTCCGCCCGCGCTCTCGGCGTTCGTCTTCGGGACGGCGCGGCGGCCGCTCCGCGCCTTGGATGCGGCGCCCGGCCAGGCCCTGCTCTTCTGCGCCTGCCTGGACGGCCGGTTGCGGGAGGACTTCCCCTTCTTCTCCTCGATCCGCGAGCGCGGCGCGGCGCTCGCCGACGACGTGCGGCTGCTCGCCGACCTGGCGGAGGCAGATCACTGCCGGGCGGCCAAGGACGTCAGTATGGCGGGAGTCCTCGGGTCGCTGGCGATGTTGCTGGAGCCGACCCGATGCGGCGTCCTGGTCGACCTCGACGCCCTGCCACGACCGCCGGGCGTGTCGCTCACCGACTGGGTGGGCGCCTTCCCGTCGTTGGGCTTCCTGCTTTGCGCGCTTCCCTCGGAGGTGTCGACCTGCCGCGCCGCCTTCAGTGCGAGGGGGCTGGCGTGCGAGCAGATCGGGCTGCTCGACGCCTCCGGCGCCCTGCGCGCCAGGCTCGGCGGGCAGGAGGAACTGCTGATCGACCTTCGCCAGGAGCCGGTCACAGGCCTACTCGGACCACGGGGTCAAGCGGCCAGGCGCTAG
- the arcC gene encoding carbamate kinase, which yields MSTVVIAVGGNAVLTEGERGTYQQQLANMAALAPLVSDLARDGHRVVLTHGNGPQVGNLAIQQEEGAGLVPPQPLFVLGAMTQGQVGHLITAALCGGRVPGQRPVATIVTHALVDRSDPAFQRPTKPIGPFYLRQEAERLTRERHWHMIEDAGRGWRRVVPSPEPQGLLEADAIRALLEAGFVVVAAGGGGIPVAREGAGIRGVDAVIDKDLSAQRLASALGADILVLLTGVDQVWLGWGTARQRAIATMTVYEAEKHLADGEFPRGSMGPKVTAAIRFVRSGGQRVVITSPTRVLDGLAGRAGTSVVPGRVPAGAERPR from the coding sequence ATGAGCACCGTAGTGATCGCCGTCGGGGGCAACGCCGTCCTCACCGAAGGCGAGCGAGGGACCTATCAGCAGCAGCTCGCCAACATGGCGGCCCTGGCGCCGCTGGTGTCGGACCTGGCCCGGGACGGCCATCGGGTGGTCCTCACCCACGGCAACGGTCCCCAGGTCGGCAACCTCGCCATCCAGCAGGAGGAGGGCGCGGGCCTGGTGCCGCCGCAGCCGCTGTTCGTCCTGGGGGCGATGACCCAGGGGCAGGTTGGCCATCTGATCACGGCGGCGCTCTGCGGCGGCCGGGTCCCAGGTCAGCGGCCCGTGGCCACGATCGTCACCCACGCACTGGTCGATCGCTCCGATCCGGCGTTCCAGCGGCCGACAAAGCCCATCGGCCCGTTCTACCTCCGGCAGGAGGCGGAGCGACTCACACGGGAGCGGCACTGGCACATGATCGAGGATGCCGGCCGTGGCTGGCGTCGAGTGGTGCCGTCCCCCGAGCCACAGGGCCTTCTCGAGGCCGACGCCATCCGGGCACTGCTCGAGGCCGGGTTCGTGGTCGTGGCGGCGGGCGGGGGCGGGATCCCGGTGGCCCGGGAGGGGGCTGGGATCCGCGGCGTGGACGCGGTGATCGACAAGGATCTCTCGGCCCAGCGGCTGGCATCGGCGCTGGGCGCGGACATCCTGGTGCTGCTCACCGGCGTCGACCAGGTGTGGCTCGGCTGGGGCACGGCGCGCCAGCGGGCAATCGCCACCATGACCGTCTACGAGGCCGAGAAGCATCTTGCCGACGGGGAGTTCCCGCGCGGCAGCATGGGCCCGAAGGTCACGGCCGCCATCCGCTTCGTCCGGTCCGGAGGTCAGCGGGTGGTCATCACCTCCCCCACCCGTGTCCTGGACGGGCTGGCGGGGAGGGCTGGGACCAGCGTCGTCCCCGGGCGGGTCCCGGCGGGTGCGGAGCGACCAAGGTGA
- a CDS encoding MSMEG_0568 family radical SAM protein, with amino-acid sequence MDTSGSTRSSAELGPLIAEVQSLGLRVEAPMEEGRRGGAGPADAGMIWIEGTPVTFPHVSGFASSSPYVLQRDQRDGWGVYRDGRRLASAALPARPRFYDLQTADGTPYWKIALLHLDSLASTVIQTCIYWGNADQCQFCAIETSLEGGRTIAVKKPEQLAEVALAAKELDGAVDVTLTTGTTRGPDKGALYVGRCAHAVKQATGLPVQAQFEPPDDYSVFETLRDLGVDTVGMHVESFDQRVLDEVAPAKGRTGVEGYFRAWERAVEVFGRGQVTTYVILGMGEDPEVTVEACKRAVDLGVYPFVVPLRPSAGSLLESALPPDPGYIQSVYRRVAPQVLLSGLESARVKAGCARCNACSAMSAFEGRPHGANRRTLPVLQLH; translated from the coding sequence ATGGACACAAGTGGTAGCACCCGCTCCAGTGCGGAGCTTGGGCCGCTGATCGCCGAGGTGCAGAGCCTCGGGCTGCGGGTCGAGGCGCCGATGGAGGAGGGTCGCCGCGGGGGAGCGGGCCCCGCCGACGCCGGCATGATCTGGATCGAGGGCACTCCGGTGACGTTCCCGCACGTCAGCGGGTTCGCTTCCAGTTCCCCGTACGTGCTGCAGCGCGACCAGCGCGACGGCTGGGGCGTGTACCGCGACGGCCGGCGACTGGCGAGCGCCGCGCTGCCGGCGAGGCCGAGGTTCTACGACCTCCAGACCGCCGACGGCACCCCGTACTGGAAGATCGCGCTGCTCCATCTGGACTCACTGGCCAGCACCGTGATCCAGACCTGCATCTACTGGGGGAACGCCGACCAGTGCCAGTTCTGCGCGATCGAGACGTCGCTGGAGGGCGGCCGGACCATCGCCGTGAAGAAGCCCGAGCAGCTCGCCGAGGTTGCCCTGGCGGCCAAGGAGCTCGACGGCGCGGTCGACGTCACCCTCACCACCGGGACCACCCGCGGGCCGGACAAGGGGGCGCTGTACGTCGGCAGGTGCGCGCATGCGGTCAAGCAGGCGACGGGCCTGCCTGTCCAGGCGCAGTTCGAGCCACCCGACGACTACTCGGTGTTCGAGACCCTCCGCGACCTGGGGGTGGACACCGTCGGGATGCACGTGGAGTCCTTCGACCAGCGGGTCCTCGACGAGGTCGCGCCGGCCAAGGGCAGGACCGGCGTGGAGGGCTACTTCCGGGCCTGGGAGCGGGCGGTCGAGGTGTTCGGTCGCGGACAGGTGACCACCTACGTGATCCTCGGCATGGGCGAGGACCCCGAGGTCACGGTGGAGGCCTGCAAGCGGGCTGTGGACCTGGGGGTCTACCCCTTCGTGGTGCCGCTGCGGCCCAGCGCCGGGAGCCTGCTGGAGTCGGCGCTCCCGCCCGACCCCGGCTACATCCAGTCGGTGTACCGCCGGGTCGCGCCCCAGGTGCTCCTGAGCGGGCTGGAATCGGCGCGGGTGAAGGCGGGCTGCGCCCGGTGCAACGCCTGCTCGGCGATGTCCGCGTTTGAGGGGAGGCCGCATGGAGCGAACCGCCGCACCCTACCGGTCCTTCAGCTCCACTGA
- a CDS encoding cupin domain-containing protein, which translates to MTVQLDEALAAIGAKVRQLRKQENLSLEELSQRAGVSATAIHKLERNGMVPTIATLMKLAMAFDRPVSYFVDEDGVPPSVSLVKAGEGRPVLTSKRGLRLRGVSGPYGSFHLAGALAEVEPGADSGPKEMEHPGEELVYLLEGTLVFRVGGEELTLRPGDALQFRTDRPHRWRNPGDQPARALWMTTRPT; encoded by the coding sequence ATGACCGTGCAGTTGGACGAGGCGCTCGCCGCCATCGGGGCCAAGGTCCGGCAGCTCCGCAAGCAGGAGAACCTCTCGCTGGAGGAGCTGTCGCAGCGGGCTGGTGTCTCGGCCACCGCGATTCACAAGCTCGAGCGCAACGGCATGGTGCCGACCATCGCAACGCTGATGAAGCTTGCCATGGCGTTCGACCGTCCGGTGAGCTACTTCGTTGACGAGGACGGTGTACCACCCTCGGTCTCGCTCGTGAAGGCGGGCGAGGGCAGGCCGGTGCTGACGTCCAAACGGGGCCTGCGGCTCCGGGGGGTCAGCGGCCCCTACGGCTCGTTCCATCTGGCCGGGGCGCTGGCAGAGGTGGAGCCGGGGGCCGACAGCGGCCCCAAGGAGATGGAGCACCCGGGCGAGGAGCTCGTCTACCTGCTGGAGGGCACCCTCGTCTTCCGGGTCGGCGGCGAGGAGCTCACCCTCCGGCCCGGCGACGCCCTGCAGTTCCGGACCGACCGTCCCCACCGGTGGCGCAACCCGGGTGACCAGCCCGCCCGCGCGTTGTGGATGACAACGCGCCCAACGTGA